One genomic window of Onychomys torridus chromosome 19, mOncTor1.1, whole genome shotgun sequence includes the following:
- the LOC118570317 gene encoding sperm motility kinase 2B-like, whose protein sequence is MSSPSEEESPDPSPVPSIFEEESFQSQYRILRTIGHGSNAKVQLAHHRLTGTPVAVKVLRKKEWCQPVGSEVEIMMITNHPNIISLIQVIESEKRTYLIMELAEGQQLYQYVRKAGHLPENEARGIFRQIIAGVSYCHDQGIIHRDLKPDNIMLDGKGKVKIIDFGLGTQVKPGQRLSRHCGAYSFGAPELFLGRLYDGPKVDIWTLGVVLYFMVVGKVPFGAVNIPELRRQVVSGKYPVPLGLSVELQDLLSLLMTVNPKLRPTVDEVKTHPWLRKDTEALPNHCEEMVPSLLDPAIVKAMEHIGFQAQDIKDSLHQRKFDQAMASYCLLQGQALQGHGCTTRAQATNPGATPFPSLEDPVAFPLAPRRRGSEPTLGALLRGSSTNGQVSAYGQQAGQRGGKNATGPALPLYRPLQRTSTLDQVHHHARSAPCIYSKSSISEDTEDSSRSHSASAEGKSTHSQGQRRGLRAWPRRIGNAMTRLCCCCPSRKKPRRGQSSVSPQK, encoded by the coding sequence ATGTCTTCACCTAGTGAGGAGGAGTCACCAGACCCAAGCCCCGTGCCCAGCATCTTTGAAGAGGAAAGCTTCCAGTCTCAATACAGAATCCTGAGGACCATTGGCCACGGGAGCAATGCCAAGGTCCAGCTGGCCCACCACCGCCTCACGGGTACCCCCGTGGCCGTCAAAGTACTTCGAAAAAAGGAGTGGTGCCAGCCAGTCGGGTCTGAGGTAGAAATAATGATGATAACCAACCACCCCAACATCATCTCACTGATCCAAGTGATTGAGTCTGAGAAGAGAACATACCTCATCATGGAGCTGGCTGAGGGACAACAGCTTTATCAATATGTCCGAAAGGCTGGCCATCTGCCGGAAAATGAGGCCCGGGGGATCTTCAGGCAAATAATAGCAGGTGTGAGCTATTGCCATGACCAAGGTATAATTCACAGGGACCTGAAACCAGATAATATCATGCTGGATGGGAAGGGAAAAGTCAAAATCATCGACTTTGGCCTCGGCACCCAAGTCAAGCCTGGGCAAAGGCTAAGCCGGCACTGTGGCGCCTACTCCTTTGGTGCCCCTGAACTCTTCCTTGGCAGACTTTATGATGGCCCCAAGGTCGACATATGGACCTTGGGAGTAGTCTTATATTTCATGGTAGTCGGTAAGGTCCCATTTGGTGCTGTCAATATACCGGAGCTGCGGAGGCAGGTTGTGTCAGGGAAGTATCCTGTCCCCTTGGGCCTGTCAGTAGAACTCCAGGACCTGCTTAGCCTCTTAATGACAGTCAACCCCAAGCTTAGGCCGACAGTGGATGAAGTGAAAACACACCCCTGGCTCAGGAAAGACACGGAGGCTTTACCAAATCACTGTGAAGAAATGGTCCCCAGCCTGCTTGACCCTGCAATTGTGAAAGCCATGGAACATATTGGGTTCCAAGCCCAGGATATCAAAGATTCATTACACCAGAGGAAATTCGACCAGGCCATGGCGTCCTATTGCTTGCTGCAAGGGCAGGCTCTCCAGGGGCATGGCTGCACAACACGTGCTCAGGCCACGAATCCAGGGGCGACACCATTCCCTTCCCTAGAGGATCCTGTTGCTTTCCCTCTAGCACCAAGGAGGAGGGGAAGTGAGCCTACCCTTGGAGCCTTGCTCAGAGGGTCATCCACTAATGGTCAGGTGTCTGCCTATGGCCAGCAGGCAGGTCAAAGAGGGGGCAAAAATGCCACCGGGCCAGCTCTTCCTCTCTATAGGCCACTCCAGAGGACATCCACACTGGACCAAGTCCACCATCACGCCAGGAGTGCTCCCTGCATTTACTCAAAGAGCAGCATCAGTGaggacacagaagacagctcacGCTCCCACAGCGCCTCAGCAGAGGGCAAGTCCACCCACAGCCAGGGCCAGCGCAGAGGCTTGAGGGCATGGCCAAGGAGGATAGGAAATGCCATGACAAGACTGTGTTGCTGCTGTCCATCAAGGAAGAAACCTCGTCGGGGTCAGAGCAGCGTCTCCCCTCAGAAATGA